GTAAGTTTAGGTGCACACTATACAATGTCATCTCCAAAGCAGTTTACCACTTTTGGTCGTAATGGAGGACCTTCAGACAATAATATTTTCAATCCGGATAACGTTTATGGCCCATGGATTCAAGCTAGTGATGGTGAATATCCTATTAATACAGATACGATTAATGCTTTTTCTATGGTTGCTAGCATCGGAACACGTTATAAATTAACCATCTTATCTGATTTAATGATAGACTTAAGATATCAATATTACTTTAGTGATTGGATTGATGGCCTTAATCACAAGCTGCCATCCAACAAATATAATGATGTTCTTTTGTGGTTAAATGTAGGGTACATTTATTATCTAGATTAACCAATAGCTTGGTCTAAATCAGCAATCAAATCGCTTTTATCTTCTATACCTACACTTAGTCTAATAAGAGCATCTACAACACCAACTTTTTCGCGTTCTTCTTTTGGGATACTTGCATGGGTCATACTTGCAGGATGACCAGCCAAAGATTCAACACCACCAAGAGATTCTGCTAGTGTAAATACTTTTAAGTTTTCAACAATTTTAATAGCTTCATTATAATCGTTTCCTTTCGCTACAAATGATACCATACCACCAAAATCATCCATTTGAGATTTTGCAATACTGTGATTAGGATGATTTTCAAAACCTGGCCAATAGACTTTTTCAATTTTTGGATGATTGTCTAAATATTCTGCAATTGCTTTTCCATTTTCACAATGACGTTGCATACGTACATGAAGGGTTTTAATTCCTCTTAAAGCTAAAAAACTGTCTTGAGGACCACAAATGGCACCACTTGCATTCTGAATAAAATATAATCTATCAGCTATTTTCTTATCCTTAACAACTAAAGCTCCCATAACTAAGTCACTATGCCCACCAATATATTTAGTGGCGGAATGCATGACAACATCGGCACCCAAATCTAATGGGCGTTGTAAATAAGGTGTCGCAAAAGTATTATCAACCGCTAAGAGTACATTTCTACGTTTTGATACCTCGGCAATAGCCTTGATATCTATAATATTCATCATCGGATTGGTTGGTGTTTCAACCCAAATAAGCTTGGTGTTTTCATTTATATAACCCTCAATATTTTTGGCATTTTCCATACCAATAAAATGAAATTTGATTCCAAAGTCTTTATAAATCTTAGTAAACAAACGATAACTACCACCATATAAATCATTAGTAGAAATCACCTCATCTCCGGGTTTTAATAATTTTAAAATGGCATCGATAGCGGCCAACCCAGACGCAAAAGCTAGACCATAATTTCCGTTTTCTATACTGGCAAATGCATTTTCCAATGCATTACGCGTTGGGTTATGCGTTCTAGAATATTCGTAGCCTTTATGGCATCCAGGTGTCGTTTGAGCATACGTCGAAGTTTGATAAATTGGAGGCATTACTGCACGATAAGCTGGGTCAAGTTTTTGACCACCATGAATTGTCTTAGTATTAAATTTCATCAGTTAATATTTATCGTTTTTTTTTTGTCAGATGGAATTCGCCAATTATAATTTTAGTAGATATTTATCTTGCTATAATGACTCATTTCATAGAAATTGGTTTGAGAACATAACAAAGCTAATCTTAAATTCGTTGTATTCAAACGTAAGCTATACCTTTATTGAATGTTTAACAAAAGTCATTTTAGTTTGAAAAAAATAGCATTATTACTAATTTTTATACTCTTTTTAGTATCGTGTAAAGAAGAAATAAAACCACTTACTTTCGATATCTCTTCTGTAGACAGAAAATTTGAAGCTGATATAGAAGTCTCATATGATGTAGCGAAAGCGAATTCTGATATTGCTAAAACTTTAAATAAAAATATCACTTCGGCAATTTTAAAATCTATACCAAATTCAAAAAACAACACTTCAATTGAAGAAGCACTTACCGCCTTTGATGAAGACTATAAAACCTTTAAAAAAGAATTCTCTGACAGCGAACAAACATGGTCCTTAGCTGTAGAAACAGAATTGCTCTATAAAACTGAAACTATAATTACAATGGGGTTGAGTGTCTATGCTGACACAGGTGGTGCTCATGGCAGTGATACTATTCAGCTTTTGAATTTTAATCCTGAAACTGGAAATTTATACTCTAATGAAGATTTGTTTAGTGATATTGAAGGTTTTAAAAAAATTGCCAAGACTTATTTTTTAGACCATATGAAAAATGAAGGTTCTGATATTTCAGAATTTTTCTTTGGAAAAGATTTTCAACTGCCAGAAAATATTGGATTTAACGACGAAGGTATTATTCTACTCTACAACGTTTATGAAATCGCTTCTTATAATCAAGGCTATACTGAGTTTGTGATTCCAATTGAAAAAGTAATAAAATACCTAAAAATTAGTTAGAATATTTTTTTGTAATTCCTTTAATAATAGGACCTACTGTTAAGCCTTGTCCAATAATAGATACGATAACTACGATATAGGTAATTACTAAAAATAAATCTTTACTCATATCTGCTGTTAAACTTAATGCTAGAGCGATAGAAATACCTCCTCGCAAGCCACCCCATGTCATAATCAATGTTGTTTTTGGCACAAAATCTAATCGTTTAGCAAAAAACTTTATTGGCAGAAATAAAGACATATATCTACACATTAATAATATTGGAATAGCTAAAAGACCTGCATAAACATAACCCACATCCAAAGGTAAAACTAACATTTCCATTCCAATCATTACAAATAAAATAGTGTTAAATAACACGTCAATCAATTCCCAAAATTTATCTACATAAACTTCTGTTATATCGGACATTGATGTTTCTCTAACTGTGTCATTTCCTACTATTAAACCTGCTGTGACCATAGATAGAGGTGCTGACAGATGCCATTTATCAGCTAAAAGTGTTCCGCCCATTACAACTGCAAGTGTAATAATAACCTCTACTTCATAATTGTTTATGGATTTCATTAATCTATAGGCTAACCAACCTAATAAACCTCCAAGTAATATGCCACCTCCAACTTCTTGAATAAAAAGTGTTGCTATTTCAGAAAACTCAATAGCAGCATCAGGTTTCTTTGCAATAGCATAAATAGTCAAAAAAATGACGACACCAACACCATCATTAAATAAAGATTCTCCAACTATTTTTGTTTCTAATTTTTTAGGCGCACCTACCTTTTTAAGAATACCCAAAACAGCAATTGGATCTGTTGGAGAAATCAATGCCCCAAAAAGGAGACAATGAATAAAGTTCACATTAAAACCCATAGCTGTTAAAAGCGGATACATTATTACACCTACTAACAATGTAGATACTAGAACACCAATAGTAGAAAAAGCTAAAATTGGCCATCGCTGTATTTTCAATTGGTCAAAATTAGTATGTAATGCTCCTGCAAAAAGAAGAAAGCTTAACATCACATCTAGCAATAAAGTTCCAAAATTTATATTGGAAATAAAGTCGCGTTCGGTTTGTAAAATGGTGTCATCAAATTGTCCAATAATTACAGCTACTAAAGTAAAAACTATTGTGATTAGCACTAAACCAATAGTGATTGGTAATTTTAAAAATCTCACATTTATATAACCAAAAAGTGCCGATATAACTATTAGTGTTGATGCAATACCAAAATAATCCATAGTCTTAAAGTGATTTAATTAAAGCTAAAATATAACCCAAGTGAATGCCTTCATGAAAATTATTAAATACCAATGCTTCATCTACACTTGTTAATGTACTTCCGGTAGAAACAGTGTATTCTTTATAGTTTTTAAAAGCTCTAGCATTGTAGTCCACTTCTGTTTGGTCTAACGGTGTAAATAATAAATTACGGATTTCATCAACTTCTGATTGATATAAATTACGCTCAGTTTTTGTACCTTTTCTATATTCTGAAATCATTTTATCAGATAAAACGCCTTCTAATCCAGATAATTTATATATTAACAACTGTTGTGTAACAATACAATGTGCAATATTCCAAATAATATTATTTCTGAAACCTTTAGGGACTTTATTCAATTCTTCCAGACTGAACTTGTCTAAAAACCCTTGAAATAAAACTCTATTTTTTCTCGTAATATCTATACCGTAATGCATTCTTATATTTTTATTAAAAGCACAGTTTATTCTTTTTAAAAGAATTTACTTTGCACCTACAAATTACGTCATTATTTAAAGATGAAAAAAATATATCACCTAAGTACTTGCGATACTTGTAAACGAATTATTAAAGAACTTGATTTACCATCAGACTTTATACTTCAGGACATAAAGACTGAAACTATAACTAATGCTCAAATTGAAGAGATGAGGTCGATGACTGATAGCTATGAGAGTTTATTTAGTAAAAGAGCGAGGCTTTATAAAGAGTTAGGTCTTAAAGAGAAAACACTTTCAGAACACGACTATAAAAACTATATTTTAGAACATTACACGTTTTTAAAACGTCCTGTGATTTTATGTAACGGACAAATTTTTATTGGCAACTCCAAAAAAGTAGTCGAAGCTGCTAAAAATAGTATTCATGCAGAGTCGTAATTTTGCAATTGTCGCACTTTTTATGGTGCAATTGCTATATGGTTTAAATTATACATTTGCCAAAAACGTTATGAATGCTGGTTATGTAAAACCATTCGGTTTTGTACTCCTACGCGTTGCTGGTGCTTGTGTATTATTTTGGTTAGTCAGCCTATTTTTACCAAAAGAAAAAATTGATAAAAAAGATTTCTTTCAACTTTTTCTAGCTGCTGTTTTTGGTGTTTTTATAAATATGCTTCTATTCCTAAAAGGATTAGAATTTACGACACCTATTCATGCTTCAACAATCATGACCATTACGCCGATAGTCATATTGATACTTTCGGTTTTTATGCTTAACGAACGTATTACAAAACTCAAGATATTAGGCGTTATTATAGGCTTCATTGGTGCTTTAATTTTAACACTTTATGGGCAATCTGCACGCGAAGCAGATAATGTACCTTTAGGAAATCTCATGATATTTTTAAACGCAGTTTCGTATAGTGTTTATGTGATTTTGGTTAAAAAACTAACCGCAAAATACACACCTTTAACGCTTATAAAATGGTTATTTTTATTTGGGTTAATATTGGTGTTTCCATTTGGTTTTTCAGAATTACGCGATGTACAATGGCAAACATTTACACCATACATTTCATGGTCAGTCGTTTTTGTAGTTGTCGGTGCAACTTTTGGCACATATCTACTAAATCCAATGGCTATTAGTAAACTTAAAGCCTCTACTGTTGGCATTTTTATCTATTTGCAACCTGTAATTGCTGGGCTTTTTGCAATATCTACAGGTGCTGATTTTATTGATACCATAAAAATTGGTGCGATGCTCTTAATATTTTTAGGTGTATATTTTGTGAGTAAAAAAACTAAAACCACAAACTAATTTGTCTTTAAAGACTGAAATATTTAATACGGTAAATAATATACCACAAGCCTATTGGGATAGTCTTAATTGCTGTACAAATATTTACTATTCTCCAGAGTTTTTAGAAGCCTTCGAAAAAGCGAATTCAGATATAGATTTTAATTATGTCTTTGTCACCAAAAATGGAGAAGCCATAACATTTGCAAATACGCAATTGGTGACTATTAGTGTCAAAACTATTACTCAGAATATAAAGATGAATGCTTGGTTAAAGAGAAACATTAACCGATTGTTTTGTAATAATCAAATACGAATTCTTTTTTGTGGAAATGTGTTTTTAAGTGGGGAGTACGGTACATTCTTAAAAGAAGGTGAAGAGAAGATTGAAGCTTTTGAGGCACTAGCTGAAGGTATTAAGCGTCTTTCAAAATCTCTAAAAAAGCTAACAGGCCTTTTTGTGAAAGATTTTAAAAACGAGTCACTTTATATAACTAAACATTTAGATAAGTTTGGATATACGCCCATGCAGGTAGAGCCAAATATGATTATTAGCCTTAAGTCCGAATGGGAAACTTTTGAAGACTATAAAAAGGCATTAAAATCTAAATATCGCGTAAAAGCAAACAAAGCAGACTCTAAAAGTGCTGTTTTAGTTTCAAAAGTGTTTACTTCTGAGGACATTGAAATTCACAAAAAAGAACTGCAAGACTTATATCAAAACACTATTAATAATGCAGATTTTAATGCGCAAATTCTAAACTTAAATACTTATACCTATTTAAAAGAATCTTTTGCAGAAGCCTTTACAGTTATGGGATATTTTTTAGAAGGTAAACTCGTTGGTTTTTTATCCGCAATGAAGAATGGTAACAACCTTGACGCCCATTTTATTGGTATAGATTACAGTAAAAATAAAGCGTTAGCTATATATCCAAGAATACTAAACGACTATGTCAGACTTGGTTTAGAAACAAGAGCTTCTCAAATTAATTTGGGTCGTACAGCATCAGAAATAAAGAGTACCCTTGGCGCAGAACCTGAGGATTTGACTTGCTATTTTAAACACAAAAAGGCTTTGCCAAATTCAATAATAAAATCCTTTGTAAAAAATGTAACTATTAAGACTTTTAAACAGCATGAGCCGTTTAAATAAATTTATTTTTTAGCCAAACGTTTCTCTAGCCAAACTAGTTGGTTCTCTTCAATGAATTTTAATGGTATTATAATTTCTGGATAGCTTTTGTGGTAATCTAGCGAGTATATTTTGAGAAATTGGTTATCAGTTTTATAGTAATTAAGAGACTTCCAATTTTTACTCCATTTTTGTACTTTACTAGAAAATTCGAGTTCTTCTTCATTTAATCTATATTCAATTTCAGAGTTAACCTCTTTTAGTTCATCCAATTTGTCACTAAACAATTTTTCTGCAGCACTTTTATCTTTCTGATTTTTGTATAATCCATAAATACTATACAATAAAACAATAAATCCAATAATTACAAATAGGTAATATTTCTTGTAAGCGACTTGTTCAACTCCATCAGTATATGTTATAATTTTTAAATAATTATCATCTGTAAATAATGGAAATACTAGACTAAAAGCTAAAATGAACTGAATAAGTATTATAGCTAAAGATTTAATTCCAAAAAAATAATTCACATAGTCTTTCTTTATTTTTTGGAAATAACAATCAATTTCTGATGAGTCTATTTTAATTATA
This DNA window, taken from Winogradskyella sp. PC-19, encodes the following:
- a CDS encoding arsenate reductase family protein, whose translation is MKKIYHLSTCDTCKRIIKELDLPSDFILQDIKTETITNAQIEEMRSMTDSYESLFSKRARLYKELGLKEKTLSEHDYKNYILEHYTFLKRPVILCNGQIFIGNSKKVVEAAKNSIHAES
- a CDS encoding DinB family protein, with amino-acid sequence MHYGIDITRKNRVLFQGFLDKFSLEELNKVPKGFRNNIIWNIAHCIVTQQLLIYKLSGLEGVLSDKMISEYRKGTKTERNLYQSEVDEIRNLLFTPLDQTEVDYNARAFKNYKEYTVSTGSTLTSVDEALVFNNFHEGIHLGYILALIKSL
- a CDS encoding DUF3298 and DUF4163 domain-containing protein encodes the protein MKKIALLLIFILFLVSCKEEIKPLTFDISSVDRKFEADIEVSYDVAKANSDIAKTLNKNITSAILKSIPNSKNNTSIEEALTAFDEDYKTFKKEFSDSEQTWSLAVETELLYKTETIITMGLSVYADTGGAHGSDTIQLLNFNPETGNLYSNEDLFSDIEGFKKIAKTYFLDHMKNEGSDISEFFFGKDFQLPENIGFNDEGIILLYNVYEIASYNQGYTEFVIPIEKVIKYLKIS
- a CDS encoding cystathionine gamma-synthase, which encodes MKFNTKTIHGGQKLDPAYRAVMPPIYQTSTYAQTTPGCHKGYEYSRTHNPTRNALENAFASIENGNYGLAFASGLAAIDAILKLLKPGDEVISTNDLYGGSYRLFTKIYKDFGIKFHFIGMENAKNIEGYINENTKLIWVETPTNPMMNIIDIKAIAEVSKRRNVLLAVDNTFATPYLQRPLDLGADVVMHSATKYIGGHSDLVMGALVVKDKKIADRLYFIQNASGAICGPQDSFLALRGIKTLHVRMQRHCENGKAIAEYLDNHPKIEKVYWPGFENHPNHSIAKSQMDDFGGMVSFVAKGNDYNEAIKIVENLKVFTLAESLGGVESLAGHPASMTHASIPKEEREKVGVVDALIRLSVGIEDKSDLIADLDQAIG
- a CDS encoding peptidogalycan biosysnthesis protein — its product is MSLKTEIFNTVNNIPQAYWDSLNCCTNIYYSPEFLEAFEKANSDIDFNYVFVTKNGEAITFANTQLVTISVKTITQNIKMNAWLKRNINRLFCNNQIRILFCGNVFLSGEYGTFLKEGEEKIEAFEALAEGIKRLSKSLKKLTGLFVKDFKNESLYITKHLDKFGYTPMQVEPNMIISLKSEWETFEDYKKALKSKYRVKANKADSKSAVLVSKVFTSEDIEIHKKELQDLYQNTINNADFNAQILNLNTYTYLKESFAEAFTVMGYFLEGKLVGFLSAMKNGNNLDAHFIGIDYSKNKALAIYPRILNDYVRLGLETRASQINLGRTASEIKSTLGAEPEDLTCYFKHKKALPNSIIKSFVKNVTIKTFKQHEPFK
- a CDS encoding DMT family transporter, with protein sequence MQSRNFAIVALFMVQLLYGLNYTFAKNVMNAGYVKPFGFVLLRVAGACVLFWLVSLFLPKEKIDKKDFFQLFLAAVFGVFINMLLFLKGLEFTTPIHASTIMTITPIVILILSVFMLNERITKLKILGVIIGFIGALILTLYGQSAREADNVPLGNLMIFLNAVSYSVYVILVKKLTAKYTPLTLIKWLFLFGLILVFPFGFSELRDVQWQTFTPYISWSVVFVVVGATFGTYLLNPMAISKLKASTVGIFIYLQPVIAGLFAISTGADFIDTIKIGAMLLIFLGVYFVSKKTKTTN
- a CDS encoding cation:proton antiporter, which translates into the protein MDYFGIASTLIVISALFGYINVRFLKLPITIGLVLITIVFTLVAVIIGQFDDTILQTERDFISNINFGTLLLDVMLSFLLFAGALHTNFDQLKIQRWPILAFSTIGVLVSTLLVGVIMYPLLTAMGFNVNFIHCLLFGALISPTDPIAVLGILKKVGAPKKLETKIVGESLFNDGVGVVIFLTIYAIAKKPDAAIEFSEIATLFIQEVGGGILLGGLLGWLAYRLMKSINNYEVEVIITLAVVMGGTLLADKWHLSAPLSMVTAGLIVGNDTVRETSMSDITEVYVDKFWELIDVLFNTILFVMIGMEMLVLPLDVGYVYAGLLAIPILLMCRYMSLFLPIKFFAKRLDFVPKTTLIMTWGGLRGGISIALALSLTADMSKDLFLVITYIVVIVSIIGQGLTVGPIIKGITKKYSN